A single Corallococcus exiguus DNA region contains:
- a CDS encoding imm11 family protein produces the protein MTPRFFDLTEDVQEGIWVLEVPWNELRQEEEDPWMFTKGSRVQVEGHLTVPIGDPGRPHDFCRIPFGLTPVVHVKLANVLLEHAANDVQLIPVTIPKHPDQYALLVATQLIRCIDEKASTAVRHWEAQHGRPEKLGQYRSVYGMRIDKSKVGDAKIFRPWGWNVSLIVSEDLKTALERTGATGMYFTEV, from the coding sequence ATGACTCCCCGATTCTTCGACCTCACCGAGGACGTTCAGGAAGGCATCTGGGTACTGGAGGTCCCCTGGAATGAGCTGCGTCAGGAAGAGGAAGACCCCTGGATGTTCACGAAGGGGAGTCGTGTCCAGGTGGAAGGACACCTGACCGTTCCCATCGGAGACCCCGGTCGTCCCCATGACTTCTGCCGGATTCCCTTTGGCCTGACGCCCGTCGTTCACGTCAAGCTTGCGAATGTGCTTCTGGAGCACGCAGCTAACGACGTGCAGCTCATCCCCGTCACCATCCCGAAGCACCCCGACCAGTACGCACTCCTCGTTGCCACGCAGCTCATTCGCTGCATCGACGAGAAGGCCTCCACGGCAGTTCGCCACTGGGAAGCCCAGCACGGCCGTCCGGAGAAGCTGGGCCAGTACCGCTCCGTCTACGGCATGCGCATCGACAAGTCGAAGGTGGGTGACGCGAAGATCTTCCGTCCCTGGGGCTGGAACGTCTCGCTCATCGTCTCCGAGGACCTGAAGACAGCCCTGGAGCGCACCGGCGCCACCGGCATGTACTTCACGGAGGTGTAA
- a CDS encoding S9 family peptidase, whose translation MTPSLPRRGGLLSRARLTLLLAGLAVPWQAVGAEAGDALQARLDFSEASLRWPDRIRDTLTPPRWLPEGDRFVYWSRVEPYRDTWVLVDARRRTQQPLMDSESLRSQLTELFGKPMTLPVVMPFTLTTDAKGIVFTVQGRAFSLGLTDKRLVALEPTNPVAMSLVPGNSLSPNGATVAVQRDEGFAVVDAKGATRLERTGTEDSPWRLPEGAWSPQGRFLAVWRDDMRGMHRIPLVDYSTPLEKVTWVPYSKTGTPLMRSELHFVSVESGQVTPAPGDAVESYDWFAGWRPDGSEALVLQLSRDGKRLDLVAVEPVTGKRRRVLREERKETFVAALEFSVGGWSQQVKPLPDNQHFLWMSERDGWRHVYLYDYSGRLVRQLTQGAFPVHTVAGITPKSDAFFVTASAEPGAPYDRSVYRARIAGGALKRLTPEPGLHRPVLAPSTGYFVDGHSTREQPRVWDVVSTEGRSSFRYAKSDTSALAELHYTPPEGITVKATDGVTPVYGALYKPRDFDPKKRYPVIDVIYAGPFTTVVPWSYVGPYESIIAHSLAQLGFIVMVLDARGTPGRGKAFQDVNYGRVGQTEIPDHVAALKQAGASRPYMDLERVGIHGHSWGGYFALRGMLTAPGFFKAGYAGAPGALTEEAIINEPNMGLLADNPAGYAAGSNEALADKLQGALKLMHGTSDVNASLSTTMRMAQALVRANKHFDLLIMPGEGHGPEGRYYRDDVRRFFLRELGEPR comes from the coding sequence ATGACGCCTTCCCTGCCCCGCCGTGGTGGACTCCTGTCGCGTGCGCGCCTCACGCTCCTCCTCGCGGGACTCGCCGTCCCCTGGCAAGCGGTGGGAGCCGAAGCCGGGGACGCCCTCCAGGCACGACTCGACTTCTCGGAGGCTTCGCTCCGCTGGCCGGACCGCATCCGGGACACCCTGACGCCGCCCCGGTGGCTGCCCGAGGGCGACCGCTTCGTGTACTGGTCCAGGGTCGAGCCCTACCGGGACACGTGGGTCTTGGTGGATGCGCGGCGCCGCACCCAGCAGCCCTTGATGGATTCGGAATCGCTGCGGTCGCAACTCACTGAGCTGTTCGGCAAGCCGATGACGTTGCCCGTCGTCATGCCTTTCACGCTCACCACGGATGCGAAGGGAATCGTCTTCACCGTCCAGGGCCGGGCCTTCTCCCTGGGCCTCACCGACAAGCGCCTCGTGGCGCTCGAACCCACGAATCCGGTCGCGATGTCGCTCGTGCCCGGCAACAGCCTGTCGCCGAACGGAGCGACGGTCGCGGTACAGCGGGACGAGGGGTTCGCCGTGGTGGACGCGAAGGGCGCGACCCGGCTGGAGCGGACCGGCACCGAGGACTCGCCCTGGCGGCTGCCCGAAGGCGCATGGTCTCCCCAGGGCCGGTTCCTCGCGGTCTGGCGCGACGACATGCGGGGCATGCACCGGATTCCGCTGGTCGACTACAGCACTCCCCTGGAGAAGGTGACGTGGGTCCCCTACTCCAAGACGGGCACTCCGCTGATGCGCTCGGAGCTGCACTTCGTGTCGGTGGAGTCGGGGCAGGTGACGCCCGCGCCCGGTGACGCGGTGGAGAGCTACGACTGGTTCGCGGGCTGGCGTCCGGACGGCAGCGAGGCGCTGGTGCTCCAGCTGTCTCGGGATGGCAAGCGGCTGGACCTGGTGGCGGTGGAGCCGGTGACGGGCAAGCGCCGCCGCGTGCTGAGGGAGGAGCGGAAGGAGACCTTCGTGGCGGCGCTGGAGTTCTCGGTGGGAGGATGGTCCCAGCAGGTGAAGCCGCTGCCAGACAACCAGCACTTCCTCTGGATGTCCGAGCGCGATGGCTGGCGTCATGTCTACCTGTATGACTATTCCGGCAGGCTCGTGCGCCAACTCACCCAGGGCGCGTTTCCGGTCCACACGGTGGCGGGCATCACACCGAAGTCAGACGCCTTCTTCGTCACCGCGTCCGCCGAGCCCGGAGCCCCCTATGACCGGTCGGTGTATCGGGCACGAATCGCAGGCGGGGCGCTGAAGCGACTGACGCCCGAGCCCGGACTTCACCGACCCGTGTTGGCCCCCTCCACGGGCTACTTCGTGGATGGACACTCCACACGGGAGCAGCCCAGGGTCTGGGACGTGGTGTCCACGGAGGGGCGCTCCTCCTTCCGCTACGCGAAGTCAGACACGAGCGCCCTGGCGGAGCTGCACTACACGCCGCCGGAAGGCATCACGGTCAAGGCCACGGACGGCGTCACACCCGTGTACGGCGCGCTGTACAAGCCGAGGGACTTCGATCCGAAGAAACGCTACCCGGTCATCGACGTCATCTACGCGGGGCCGTTCACGACGGTGGTGCCCTGGAGCTACGTGGGCCCGTATGAATCGATCATCGCGCACTCGCTGGCGCAGCTCGGGTTTATCGTGATGGTGCTGGACGCGCGAGGCACGCCAGGGCGGGGCAAGGCCTTCCAGGACGTGAACTATGGCCGCGTGGGCCAGACGGAGATTCCAGACCACGTCGCGGCGCTGAAGCAGGCAGGAGCCAGCCGGCCCTACATGGACCTGGAGCGGGTGGGCATCCACGGCCATTCCTGGGGTGGCTACTTCGCGCTGCGCGGCATGCTGACGGCGCCTGGGTTCTTCAAGGCAGGCTACGCCGGAGCACCGGGCGCCCTGACGGAAGAGGCCATCATCAACGAGCCGAACATGGGCCTGCTGGCGGACAATCCAGCGGGCTACGCGGCGGGCTCCAACGAAGCCCTGGCGGACAAGCTCCAGGGAGCGCTCAAGCTGATGCACGGAACGAGCGACGTGAACGCATCGCTGTCCACGACGATGCGGATGGCCCAGGCACTGGTGCGCGCGAACAAGCACTTCGACCTGTTGATCATGCCCGGCGAGGGACACGGCCCCGAAGGCAGGTACTACCGGGACGACGTGCGCCGCTTCTTCCTGCGGGAACTGGGTGAGCCCCGGTGA
- a CDS encoding PAS domain-containing protein: MNADELFGGPGEMAARMREKDWAATPLGPVEGWPVSLRTLVKTLLHSLHPMVLMWGPQLLQLYNDAFMPSFGRGKHPEALGMSAHEVWPEAWPIIGQQLEDAMREGRPSWNEDQLVPIFRNGRVENVYWTYSYSPAFGDDGKVHGTLVVCTETTSRVLGEQALQRSQERLRRVVEASGAGTWELDVRRGQMQVDERMAQLFGLPEPGMFSLERVLDRVHLDERAALREGIAATLAGRTQGLYVVEHRVVEAQGHPTRWIEVRGQVTFDAEGRALQFVGTALDISDRKQAEADSLHARQELQGLLTSLGGGTTSG; this comes from the coding sequence GTGAATGCGGACGAACTGTTCGGCGGGCCCGGAGAGATGGCTGCCCGGATGCGCGAGAAGGACTGGGCGGCCACGCCGCTCGGTCCCGTGGAGGGCTGGCCCGTCTCCCTGCGGACCCTCGTAAAGACCCTGCTCCATTCGCTCCACCCCATGGTCCTCATGTGGGGCCCCCAGCTCCTCCAGCTCTACAACGACGCCTTCATGCCCAGCTTCGGCAGGGGGAAGCATCCCGAGGCGCTCGGGATGTCCGCCCACGAGGTCTGGCCGGAGGCCTGGCCCATCATCGGACAACAGCTGGAGGACGCGATGCGCGAGGGCAGGCCCAGCTGGAACGAGGACCAGCTCGTCCCCATCTTCCGCAACGGACGCGTCGAGAACGTCTACTGGACCTACAGCTACTCCCCCGCCTTCGGCGACGATGGGAAGGTCCACGGCACGCTGGTGGTCTGCACGGAGACCACCTCCCGGGTGCTCGGAGAACAAGCCCTGCAGCGCAGCCAGGAGCGGCTCCGCCGCGTCGTGGAGGCCTCCGGCGCGGGCACCTGGGAGCTGGACGTGCGCCGCGGCCAGATGCAGGTGGACGAGCGGATGGCCCAGCTCTTCGGCCTCCCGGAGCCGGGGATGTTCAGCCTGGAGCGGGTGCTCGACCGCGTCCACCTCGACGAGCGCGCGGCTCTGCGCGAAGGCATCGCCGCCACGCTCGCGGGAAGGACGCAGGGCCTCTACGTCGTGGAGCACCGTGTGGTGGAAGCCCAGGGACACCCCACCCGATGGATCGAGGTCCGCGGACAGGTGACCTTCGACGCCGAAGGCCGCGCCCTCCAGTTCGTCGGAACGGCGCTCGACATCAGCGACCGCAAGCAGGCCGAGGCGGACAGCCTGCACGCACGCCAGGAGCTCCAGGGGCTCCTCACGTCCCTCGGCGGCGGCACCACGTCCGGGTGA
- the epsC gene encoding serine O-acetyltransferase EpsC: protein MDDPNARLVATLLEARQRHCFPPDVRKAAPEFVAQVLGLLFPHFAERLECNAAAVRRDVTAVEASLQRIQSLLAPHYPVSDAGMSSRFMAKLPDLYEWLQQDARAIFEADPAARSVDEVVLTYPGFYAIAIYRVANALHRLNFPLLPRLLTEYAHQRTGVDIHPGATIGRKFVIDHGTGLVVGETTVIGDNVKLYQGVTLGALMVEKALADRKRHPTIEDDVVVYANATILGGGTVVGKGSIIAGNAWLTQSVPAQSVVTRRSEVRARHGEEGLDVLDYQI, encoded by the coding sequence ATGGACGATCCGAACGCCCGATTGGTTGCCACCCTGCTGGAGGCGCGGCAGCGCCACTGCTTCCCCCCGGACGTGCGCAAGGCGGCGCCGGAGTTCGTCGCGCAGGTGCTGGGGTTGCTCTTCCCCCACTTCGCGGAGCGGCTGGAGTGCAACGCCGCCGCCGTGCGCCGGGACGTCACCGCCGTGGAGGCGAGCCTCCAGCGCATCCAGTCGCTGCTCGCGCCGCACTACCCCGTCTCGGACGCGGGCATGTCCTCGCGCTTCATGGCGAAGCTGCCGGACCTCTATGAGTGGCTCCAGCAGGACGCGCGCGCCATCTTTGAAGCGGATCCCGCGGCGCGCAGCGTGGACGAAGTCGTCCTCACCTACCCGGGCTTCTACGCCATCGCCATCTACCGCGTGGCGAACGCGCTGCACCGGCTGAACTTCCCCCTGCTGCCGCGCCTGCTCACCGAGTACGCCCACCAGCGCACCGGCGTGGACATCCACCCGGGCGCCACCATCGGCCGCAAGTTCGTCATCGACCACGGCACGGGCCTGGTCGTCGGCGAGACGACGGTGATTGGCGACAACGTGAAGCTCTACCAGGGCGTCACGCTGGGCGCGCTGATGGTGGAGAAGGCGCTGGCGGACCGGAAGCGCCACCCCACCATCGAGGACGACGTGGTGGTGTACGCGAACGCCACCATCCTCGGAGGCGGCACCGTGGTGGGCAAGGGCAGCATCATCGCCGGCAACGCGTGGCTCACGCAGAGCGTGCCCGCCCAGTCCGTCGTCACCCGCCGCAGCGAGGTGCGCGCGCGCCACGGCGAAGAGGGCCTGGACGTCCTCGACTACCAGATTTGA
- the cysK gene encoding cysteine synthase A: MKVDNILQTIGNTPHVRINRLYPSRVTVHLKLERANPGGSIKDRIGLAMIEDAEKKGILKEGSVIIEPTSGNTGIGLAMVAAVKGYKLILVMPESMSIERRRVLAAYGAQFDLTERAKGMKGAIARAQELVAQTPNAWMPQQFENESNIEVHKRTTAQEILNDFPDGLDYLITGVGTGGHITACAEVLKAKWPKLKVFAVEPVKSPVISGGQPGPHPIQGIGAGFIPKNLHTEALDGTIQVDEKDAFEFARRSAREEGIFVGVSSGASLSAVNQKLAEMPDGSRVLAFCYDTGERYLSVENLFPAQ, translated from the coding sequence ATGAAGGTCGACAACATCCTGCAGACCATTGGCAACACGCCGCACGTGCGCATCAACCGGCTGTACCCGTCGCGCGTGACGGTGCACCTGAAGCTGGAGCGCGCCAACCCGGGCGGCAGCATCAAGGACCGCATCGGCCTGGCGATGATTGAGGACGCGGAGAAGAAGGGCATCCTCAAGGAGGGCAGCGTCATCATCGAGCCGACGAGCGGCAACACCGGCATCGGCCTGGCCATGGTCGCCGCGGTGAAGGGCTACAAGCTCATCCTGGTGATGCCGGAGTCCATGAGCATCGAGCGCCGCCGCGTGCTGGCCGCCTACGGCGCCCAGTTCGACCTGACGGAGCGCGCCAAGGGCATGAAGGGCGCCATCGCCCGCGCCCAGGAGCTCGTCGCGCAGACGCCCAACGCGTGGATGCCCCAGCAGTTCGAGAACGAGTCCAACATCGAGGTCCACAAGCGCACCACCGCGCAGGAGATCCTGAACGACTTCCCGGACGGGCTGGACTACCTCATCACGGGCGTGGGCACCGGCGGCCACATCACCGCGTGCGCGGAAGTGCTCAAGGCGAAGTGGCCCAAGCTGAAGGTGTTCGCGGTGGAGCCGGTGAAGTCCCCCGTCATCAGCGGCGGCCAGCCGGGCCCGCACCCCATCCAGGGCATCGGCGCGGGCTTCATCCCGAAGAACCTGCACACGGAGGCCCTCGACGGCACCATCCAGGTGGATGAGAAGGACGCCTTCGAGTTCGCCCGCCGCTCCGCGCGCGAAGAGGGCATCTTCGTGGGCGTGTCCTCCGGCGCCTCGCTGTCCGCGGTGAACCAGAAGCTGGCGGAGATGCCGGACGGCAGCCGCGTGCTCGCCTTCTGCTACGACACCGGCGAGCGCTACCTC
- a CDS encoding TfoX/Sxy family protein has product MPRSDSFMEYTVELLKPLGPVQARSMFGGWGLYFGGRMFGLIIQGQLYLKTDDVTRPDFEAEGCRPFIYQSRGKEQPMSYWTPPADAEDDGRRMLPWARRAVDAANRAAMKKAAKKAPAAKKAPVAKKPPAAKKAPAARKAAAKKKPAAKKKPVRRS; this is encoded by the coding sequence ATGCCCCGCTCGGACAGCTTCATGGAGTACACGGTCGAATTGCTGAAACCGCTCGGCCCGGTGCAGGCCCGCTCGATGTTCGGCGGCTGGGGCCTGTACTTCGGCGGCCGGATGTTCGGCCTCATCATCCAGGGCCAGCTCTACCTGAAGACGGACGACGTCACCCGCCCCGACTTCGAGGCCGAGGGCTGCCGGCCCTTCATCTACCAGAGCCGGGGCAAGGAACAGCCCATGAGCTACTGGACGCCGCCCGCGGACGCCGAGGACGACGGCCGCCGGATGCTGCCCTGGGCCCGTCGCGCCGTGGACGCCGCCAACCGCGCCGCGATGAAGAAGGCCGCGAAGAAGGCACCGGCGGCGAAGAAGGCACCGGTGGCCAAGAAGCCCCCTGCCGCGAAGAAGGCACCGGCGGCCAGGAAGGCCGCCGCGAAGAAGAAGCCTGCCGCGAAGAAGAAGCCCGTCAGGCGGTCTTGA
- a CDS encoding AMP-binding protein, producing the protein MTTALSYAHGTSTTPLLGETIGQNLRRTVERYGDREALVVASQNYRVTWRQFWDATTAVAKGLLALGIQKGDRVGLWSPNRFEWTVSQYALARTGAILVNLNPAYRTSELEYALNQAGVSVLLLAKGFRQTDYTQMLAEVRPRCAGLREALVLDSDWDRLVKGGANIGDDVLEARELSLQFDDPINIQYTSGTTGFPKGATLSHHNVLNNGFFVGEVLRYGPEDRVCIPVPFYHCFGMVMGNLACTSHGSAMVIPGEAFDPLAVLQTVQAERCTSLYGVPTMFIAELDHPRFGEFDLRTLRTGIMAGSPCPVEVMKQVQSRMHMGEVTICYGMTETSPVSTQNPLDDTLEKRVATVGRVHPHLEVKVVDPDSGAVVPQGQPGELCTRGYSVMLGYWENAAATAAAIDRAGWMHTGDLATMDGEGYVKIVGRIKDMIIRGGENVYPREVEEFLHTHPEISEAQVIGVPSVKYGEEVMAWVRLKSGASLTVEALTAFCTGRISTFKIPRHWKFVDSFPMTVTGKVQKFRMREVSVAELGLGDVANIKTA; encoded by the coding sequence ATGACGACCGCCCTGTCCTATGCCCACGGCACCAGCACCACCCCGCTGCTGGGGGAGACCATCGGTCAGAACCTGCGCCGCACCGTCGAGCGTTACGGCGACCGCGAGGCGCTGGTGGTGGCATCGCAGAACTACCGCGTCACCTGGCGGCAGTTCTGGGACGCGACGACGGCGGTGGCCAAGGGCCTGCTGGCGCTGGGCATCCAGAAGGGGGACCGGGTGGGGCTCTGGTCCCCCAACCGCTTCGAGTGGACCGTGTCGCAGTACGCGCTCGCGCGCACGGGCGCCATCCTGGTCAACCTGAACCCCGCCTACCGCACGTCGGAGCTGGAGTACGCGCTCAACCAGGCGGGCGTGAGCGTGTTGCTGCTGGCGAAGGGCTTCCGGCAGACGGACTACACCCAGATGCTGGCGGAGGTGCGGCCCCGGTGCGCGGGCCTGCGCGAGGCGCTGGTGCTGGACTCGGACTGGGACCGGCTGGTGAAGGGCGGCGCGAACATCGGCGACGACGTGTTGGAGGCGCGGGAGTTGTCGCTCCAGTTCGACGACCCCATCAACATCCAGTACACGTCCGGCACCACGGGCTTCCCGAAGGGCGCGACGCTGTCTCACCACAACGTGCTCAACAACGGCTTCTTCGTGGGCGAGGTGTTGCGCTACGGGCCGGAGGACCGCGTGTGCATCCCGGTGCCCTTCTACCATTGCTTCGGCATGGTGATGGGCAACCTGGCCTGCACGTCGCACGGCTCGGCCATGGTGATTCCGGGCGAGGCGTTCGACCCACTGGCGGTGCTCCAGACGGTGCAGGCCGAGCGCTGCACGTCGCTCTACGGCGTGCCCACGATGTTCATCGCGGAGCTGGACCACCCGCGCTTCGGCGAGTTCGACCTGCGCACGCTGCGCACCGGCATCATGGCGGGCTCGCCGTGTCCGGTGGAGGTGATGAAGCAGGTGCAGTCGCGGATGCACATGGGGGAGGTCACCATCTGCTACGGCATGACGGAGACGTCGCCCGTGTCCACGCAGAACCCGCTGGATGACACGCTGGAGAAGCGTGTGGCCACGGTGGGCCGCGTGCATCCGCACCTGGAGGTGAAGGTGGTGGACCCGGACTCGGGCGCGGTGGTGCCGCAGGGGCAGCCGGGGGAGCTGTGCACGCGCGGCTACAGCGTGATGCTCGGGTACTGGGAGAACGCGGCGGCCACGGCGGCGGCCATCGACCGGGCGGGGTGGATGCACACCGGTGACCTGGCGACCATGGACGGGGAGGGCTACGTCAAGATTGTCGGCCGCATCAAGGACATGATCATCCGGGGCGGGGAGAACGTGTACCCGCGCGAGGTGGAGGAGTTCCTCCACACGCATCCGGAGATTTCCGAAGCGCAGGTCATCGGCGTGCCCAGCGTGAAGTACGGCGAGGAGGTGATGGCGTGGGTGCGCTTGAAGTCCGGCGCCTCGCTCACGGTGGAGGCGCTGACGGCGTTCTGCACCGGCCGCATCTCCACGTTCAAGATTCCCCGCCACTGGAAGTTCGTGGACAGCTTCCCGATGACCGTCACCGGCAAGGTGCAGAAGTTCCGCATGCGCGAGGTCTCCGTCGCCGAGCTGGGGCTCGGCGACGTGGCCAACATCAAGACCGCCTGA
- a CDS encoding aminotransferase-like domain-containing protein, which translates to MSQSNWKPRLKRSEGPLYGALVDALAADISAGRLRAGDRLPTHRELASTLGTSLGTVTRAYAEAERRGLIWSQVGNGTFVKNLRDGDRYSPQLDRTRIDLGPTAVPIVPGDMGHLAFAAALQRLSERADLGALSGYQAHAGTEAQRAAGARWLEFAGVPATRENVIVSSGAQHATLMVLSLLANADGLLVEDVTYPGVLAAAEWLRLPTHPVALDAEGLVPEALAEACRRSKARVLYCTPTNHNPTTVVMPLKRRQALVEVCRKFDVTVIENGALAPLVAKAPAPLAALAPERTYHLGSLSKAVLPALRVGYIRAPGSSWQTLEHAAAATVWSGSPLLNELATQWVTDGTAESLRDARRAEATARQSLAAKVLKGHPYMAHPSAYFLWMPIPEQRRATELVEAAAARDVLLGPAHLFAARPGQAPNALRVSLAAAGSREELERGLKTLAELLGATSPAPRRLA; encoded by the coding sequence ATGTCCCAGTCCAATTGGAAGCCGCGCCTGAAACGGTCCGAGGGCCCTCTGTACGGGGCGCTCGTCGATGCGCTCGCGGCGGACATCAGCGCGGGGCGGCTTCGTGCAGGGGACCGGCTGCCCACGCACCGGGAGCTCGCGAGCACGCTGGGGACGTCTCTGGGAACGGTGACCCGGGCCTACGCCGAGGCGGAACGGCGGGGACTCATCTGGAGCCAGGTGGGCAACGGGACGTTCGTGAAGAACCTGCGGGACGGAGACCGCTACTCGCCCCAGCTCGACCGGACGCGCATCGACCTGGGGCCCACGGCCGTGCCCATCGTCCCCGGCGATATGGGGCACCTCGCGTTCGCCGCCGCGCTTCAACGGCTGAGCGAACGCGCGGACCTGGGCGCGCTCAGTGGCTATCAGGCCCATGCGGGCACGGAGGCCCAGCGGGCAGCGGGGGCCCGCTGGTTGGAGTTCGCGGGTGTTCCTGCCACGCGCGAGAACGTCATCGTGAGCAGCGGGGCCCAACACGCGACCCTGATGGTGTTGTCCCTGCTCGCGAACGCGGACGGACTGCTGGTGGAGGACGTTACCTATCCCGGGGTCCTCGCCGCCGCGGAGTGGCTCCGGCTGCCCACGCATCCGGTGGCGCTCGACGCGGAGGGGCTCGTGCCCGAAGCGCTCGCGGAGGCCTGCCGGAGGAGCAAGGCGCGGGTGCTCTACTGCACGCCCACGAACCACAACCCGACCACGGTCGTCATGCCCTTGAAGCGGAGGCAGGCGCTGGTGGAGGTCTGCCGGAAGTTCGACGTCACCGTCATCGAAAACGGCGCGTTGGCCCCGCTCGTGGCGAAGGCGCCGGCACCCCTGGCCGCACTGGCGCCCGAGCGGACCTATCACCTGGGGAGCCTGTCCAAGGCGGTGCTGCCCGCGCTGCGCGTCGGCTACATCCGGGCGCCGGGGTCGTCGTGGCAGACGCTGGAGCACGCGGCCGCGGCGACGGTCTGGTCGGGGTCTCCCCTGCTGAATGAACTGGCCACGCAGTGGGTGACGGACGGCACGGCCGAGTCCCTGCGCGACGCGCGGCGCGCCGAAGCCACGGCCCGGCAATCCCTGGCGGCGAAGGTGCTGAAGGGCCATCCCTATATGGCGCATCCCAGCGCGTATTTCCTGTGGATGCCCATCCCCGAACAGCGCCGCGCCACGGAGCTGGTGGAAGCCGCCGCCGCGCGCGACGTGCTGCTCGGACCCGCGCATCTGTTCGCGGCCCGTCCGGGTCAGGCGCCCAATGCGCTGCGGGTGTCGCTGGCCGCGGCCGGCTCCCGCGAGGAGTTGGAGCGGGGACTGAAGACGCTGGCCGAACTGCTCGGCGCCACGTCTCCAGCACCGCGACGCCTGGCCTGA